The region TCCTCGGACGGCCGCTCGGAGATGTCTTCCCGGTTCCGTTCGACACGGCGAGCGCGGCCGCTGCCCAAGAACCGACCCACGTTCGAACGGACGACGACACGATTCTGTCGGTCACCGTGCGGAGCGTCACGGACGACCGTGACCGCCTGTTTGGCCACCTCCTGGTCTGTCAGGACGTCACCGACCGCCGAAATCGTGAGGACCGATTGGCGGTCCTCAACCACCTACTGACCGGCGCGATGCGTGAGCAAATGGGGGCCGTCGCGGACGATGTGACCGCGCTGCTCGATTCCGAGACGGCCGAGGCGACGGACCCGGAAGGTATCGGCGACGGCATCTACACGACGACGACGGACCTGCTGACGCTCGTCGAGCGCACCCGCGAAGTCGAGCGTGCGCTGGCCAACGGCGACGGGACCGGGGCCGACGAGCGAACCGATGCGGTTCCGATAGTCCGGGACGTGGTGAACGCCGATTCCGCTGACATCGACATCGTGCCGACGCTCCCCGACGGTCCGGTCCCGGTTGCAATCGGCGGGTCGCTCCTCCGGACCACGGTCGAAACGCTGCTGGACGATGCCGTCCGTCACGCCGCCGAAACCGTCGCCGTCGCCGTCGAAGAGACGGACGAGATGGTGACGATACGAATCGTCGATGACGGTCCGTCCGAGTCGGACTCCGCCGAAGACGAGGGACAGTTCTCGGACGGCATCTCGATGCAGATCGCCCGACTCGCGGTCGAACACGCGAACGGTTCCGTCTCCGTTTCACCCGACGAAACCGACGGTCGTCGTATCCGCGTCCGACTTCCCGGCATCGGTTCGGCGTCGCGTGCTTCGGGACGGACGGATTCGTCCGGTCGGGATGGCTCCCTCAGCCGAGACGCTCCGTCTCCGGTCGATGGAGGTGCTGAACGGTGACCGACGCGTCGGTTCTCGTCGCCGGCGTCGGTGCGATAGGGTTGTTCGCCGTCGCAACCGCCATGGCCGTCCGCCATCGGAAACTCCCCGGTGCGGATGCGTTCGTCTTCCTGTTGCTCGCGCTGGTTTCGATGACGGGGTTCGTCGTTCTCGGTCGAACGGGGGTCCTTTCGACGGAACTCGCTCTCGGCGGCCTCATCATCTGCTGGATGGTCGCGTCGGTGATATGGGCCGTCTTCGCGTTCGAGTACACCGGTCGCGGTCCGACGATGACCGGTCGCCAGGTCGCCGGGTTGCTGTTGCTACCCGCGTTCGTCTGGGTGAACGCGGTGGTTCGAAATTCGCTCTCCGGCCCGTTCAAATCCGCCTCGTTCGCCTTCGGGAGCGTCGTGTTGCTAGCGACCATCTCGGTCGGCGGCTTCGGCGTGTTTCTCGTCCTCCAATCGGCCATCTCGTACGACGACCTACCGTCCGACAGGGCGCTCGTCCTGACCGCCTTCGGGGCGAGCATTACCCTCCTCGCCCTTCCGGCGAGCCTCGAAACGGCACGGTTCGAGGTGATAACGGACGTGGTTCTGCTAGGTGCGGTCGCCATCAGTGCGGCGGCCGTTCTCGTCCAGCGCAACTACCAACTGTTCGAAAGCGGCCCGAGTACGGGTCATCTCGCTCGGAAAACCGTTCTCGACCAACTGTCGGCGTCCGTCTGCGTCGTCGGCCGAGAGGGTCGTCTCCTGGACGCGAATCGGGAGGCAACGCGCACCTTCGACATCGAAACGAAGAACGCCATCGGCCAGTCGGTGGACGAGGTTCTCGGCGTCGCACTGGACGTCCCGACGGGCGAAGTCATCTCTCTCGAAACCGTCGATGGTCGCCGCGAGTTCGAGGTCAGTCGCTCGTCCCTGACGGAGCGACACGGAACTCACATCGGGCACGTCTATCTTTTCCGAGACGTGACGGAACAACGGACGCACGAACAGCGCCTCGAAGTCCTCAATCGCGTCCTCAGACACAACCTCCGGAACGAACTCGACGCCG is a window of Haladaptatus paucihalophilus DX253 DNA encoding:
- a CDS encoding PAS domain-containing protein, with translation MMDVELGLRVAINLVSVLVTGYFLVIMWRVRSEPTSLPLLGVAVVVFLGAVVHPLVTTFLTKFWFLSMYSVIVFGGGFWFLFALRYTGRGGRVTPLAVALVAGLSVTMLGIDIAGATSLFRRFVLVNVLLNSVILVLASLVVIGLIVVVTVSYEENEFLIRGSMLLSGGAAVLVLVPVVASKFPNPVVVPSMFIAASGLLSVAVSRYRPFEMLPVVRVAGRDRIIEELSDAVVVVDRDGRVRDLNPSAETVFDIDRSAVLGRPLGDVFPVPFDTASAAAAQEPTHVRTDDDTILSVTVRSVTDDRDRLFGHLLVCQDVTDRRNREDRLAVLNHLLTGAMREQMGAVADDVTALLDSETAEATDPEGIGDGIYTTTTDLLTLVERTREVERALANGDGTGADERTDAVPIVRDVVNADSADIDIVPTLPDGPVPVAIGGSLLRTTVETLLDDAVRHAAETVAVAVEETDEMVTIRIVDDGPSESDSAEDEGQFSDGISMQIARLAVEHANGSVSVSPDETDGRRIRVRLPGIGSASRASGRTDSSGRDGSLSRDAPSPVDGGAER
- a CDS encoding ATP-binding protein, yielding MTDASVLVAGVGAIGLFAVATAMAVRHRKLPGADAFVFLLLALVSMTGFVVLGRTGVLSTELALGGLIICWMVASVIWAVFAFEYTGRGPTMTGRQVAGLLLLPAFVWVNAVVRNSLSGPFKSASFAFGSVVLLATISVGGFGVFLVLQSAISYDDLPSDRALVLTAFGASITLLALPASLETARFEVITDVVLLGAVAISAAAVLVQRNYQLFESGPSTGHLARKTVLDQLSASVCVVGREGRLLDANREATRTFDIETKNAIGQSVDEVLGVALDVPTGEVISLETVDGRREFEVSRSSLTERHGTHIGHVYLFRDVTEQRTHEQRLEVLNRVLRHNLRNELDAVRAFAETLGDDGPMETPTVAARIRDVSRELVHLGTTVERAERLLARETLDREPVDVDALVRSVASDVARTYPDGELTISTPDDGIDARTDREILEATLAEVVDNALKHTGTVDPSVTILVRRADESVVIEVRDNGPAIPDHERAVLLDGEETPLQHGSGLGLWLVYWGVSRLGADISIGENDPSGSVVTIRIPT